Sequence from the Sanguibacter keddieii DSM 10542 genome:
TGCGCACGGTCACGCCGCGTGCGGCGTGGGACCCGGGGTCGTCCGCTCCCCCGTAGGCCTCGACCTCCGTGAGGCGCAGCGTCACCGTCCCCTCGGGTGTCCGGTGCGTCAGGTGCGTGCCGAGCAGGTCGGCCGCGACGTCGAGCACGGGACGCTCGAACCACGCCCGGTCCGGGAGAGGACCTGCCGGCGTGGCCGGCTGGTTCACGTCGACTCCGTCGGCCCGAGCCCTGTGACGTGACCCGTACCGTCGAGCCGCACGTGGCTGCGCTCGACCGTGCGGTGCTCGGCGTAGAGGCGTCGCTCCTCGACCATCCAGGTGTCCCAGTGGTCGCGTGCTCCGTCGCCGTCACGCGCCATGCCCCGGGCGAGGCGGACGTCGTCGGGGGCCTCGACCCAGATGATCACCGGCGAGTACGGGGCGGTGGTCAGCGCCGCAGAGTTGCAGCCCTCGACGACGAGGGTGTCGCCGAGCGGCACCGAGTGCCGCTCGGCGTAGAGCCCGAGCGGCCAGTCGTAGCGGCGGTAGCGACCGGGACGGCCGTGGGCGAGCGGCTCGAGCACCCACTCGTGCAGCTTCTGGGCGCCCTCGGCGAGCCCGGACCACCCCGGGTAGAGGTCGTCCATGTGGATCACCTGCGCCGGCAGGGCCCGGCCGAGCTGCTCGGCGAGCGTGGTCTTGCCGGAGCCTGCCGGGCCGTCGACGCAGACCAGCCGCATGCCGCCGAGACCGGCGGGAGCGTCGGCGACCTGCTCGAGGACCAGGTCGAGGACGTCGTCGGGGACGGTCATGAGCGCCGTCCGTCGTGCTCGCTCATGACCGTCCCCGTCCGTCGTGCGTGCCGTGCTGCTGTTCCTGTCGTGCAGTGGTGCTCAGTGCTCAGCCGTTGACCCAGAACCGGTACTCGGCGACCTGGACCTTGGCGGCCTCGAGCTGCTCGGCGACGCGGACCGGTGCGGTCCCGCCCGCCGCGTCGCGCGAGCGCAGCGACCCCTCGACCGTGAGCACCTCGCGGACACCCGGCGTGAGGTGCTCGGAGATCGCGGCGAGGTCGGTGTCGCTGAGGTCCCAGAGCTCGATGTCGCGCTCCTCGCACACCCGGACGCACGCACCGGCGACCTCGTGGGCCACCCGGAACGGCACGCCCTGACGGACGAGCCACTCCGCGATGTCGGTCGCGAGCGAGAAGCCCTGGGGGGCGAGCTCGGCCATGCGCTCGGTGTCGAAGGTGAGCGTCGAGACCATGCCGGCGAAGGCCGGCAGCAGGACCGTGAGGGTGTCGACCTGGTCGAACACCGGCTCCTTGTCCTCCTGCAGGTCGCGGTTGTACGCGAGCGGCAGACCCTTGAGGGTCGTGAGCAGGCCGGTGAGGTCGCCGACGAGACGCCCGGCCTTACCGCGCGCGAGCTCGGCGATGTCCGGGTTCTTCTTCTGCGGCATGATGCTCGACCCGGTCGAGTAGGCGTCGTCCAGGCGGACGAAGCCGAACTCCTTGGTGTTCCAGACGATGATCTCCTCGGCGAACCGCGAGAGGTCGATGCCGAGCATCGCGGACACGAAGGCGAACTCCGCGACGACGTCACGGCTGGCCGTGCCGTCGATCGAGTTCTCGACCGCACCGTCGAAGCCGAGGTCGGCGGCGACGGCCTCGGGGTCGAGACCCAGCGACGACCCGGCCAGGGCACCTGACCCGTAGGGCGAGCGTGCCGCACGGACGTCCCAGTCGACGAGCCTGTCGACGTCGCGCAGCAGCGGCCACACGTGCGCGAGCAGGTGGTGCGCGAGCAGCACCGGCTGCGCGTGCTGCAGGTGCGTCCGGCCGGGCATCGCGGCGTCCGGGTGCGCGGCCGCCTGCTCGACGAGCGCGTCGGCGACGTCGAGCACGAGCCCGCCGATCACCTTCGCCTCCTCGCGCAGGTACATGCGCACGAGGGTCGCGATCTGGTCGTTGCGCGACCGGCCAGCACGGAGCTTGCCGCCCAGCTCGCTGCCGGCGCGCTCGATGAGGCCGCGCTCGAGGGCGGTGTGCACGTCCTCGTCGGCGAGCAGCGGAAGGAAGTCCCCCGACGCCACGTCGGCTGAGAGCACGTCGAGCGCCTCGAGCATCCCGGCGAGCTCGTCGTCGGTCAGCAGGCTCGCCGAGTGCAGCACGCGCGCGTGGGCCCGTGAGCCCTCGATGTCGTGCTGGGCGAGCCGCCAGTCGAAGTGCGTGGACTGCGAGAGCGCGGCGAGGGCCTGGGAGGGGCCGCCGGCGAACCTGCCGCCCCACAGGCTCACCGGCGCACCGCCGGCCGCACCGACCTGCGTGCCCGCAGCCGCCTCGACGGCTGCGGGCTCGACGGGCGCGGTCTGGTCAGCACCGGACGGGGTGAGGTCCGTCATCTCAGGCCTCGGCCCCGGGGAGGTCGGCACCCGTGAGGTCCACGCCGTTGCCGAACTTCACGTCGCGGGCCGCCGAGAGCTTGGCGGTGAGGCCGAAGATCTCGATGAAGCCACGAGCCTGCGACTGGTCGAAGCTGTCGCCCTCGTCGTAGGTGGCGAGGTTGAAGTCGTAGAGGCTCGCCTCGGAGCGTCGGCCCGTGACGGTCGCACGGCCGCCGTGCAGGACCATGCGGATGTCGCCCGACACGTAGCGCTGGGTGTCGTCGATGAAGGTCTCGAGAGACTTCTTGAGCGGCGAGAACCACATGCCGTCGTAGACCAGCTCGGTCCAGCGCTGCTCGACGGTCCGCTTGAAGCGGGCCTGCTCGCGCTCGACGGTGACGTTCTCGAGCTCCTGGTGCGCGGCGATGAGCGCCATCGCACCGGGTGCCTCGTAGATCTCGCGGGACTTGATGCCCACGAGACGGTCCTCGACGATGTCGATGCGGCCCACGCCCTGGGCGCCGGCACGACGGTTCATCTCCTGGATGGCCTGGAGCGGCGTGACCGCGACACCGTCGAGCGCCACGGGGATGCCCTGGTCGAAGGTGATGACGACCTCGTCCGCCACGGGCGGGAAGGTCGGGTCGTCCGTGTAGCTGTAGACGTCCTTGGTCGGGCCGTTCCAGATGTCCTCGAGGAACCCGGTCTCGACGGCGCGGCCCCACACGTTCTGGTCGATCGAGAAGGGGTTGTGCTTGGTCGTCGCGATCGGGAGCTTGTGCTGCTCCGCGTAGGCGATGGCCTTCTCGCGGGTCAGCGCGAGGTCGCGCACGGGCGCGAGGCACTTGAGGTCGGGCGCGAGCGAGGTGATGCCCACCTCGAAGCGGACCTGGTCGTTGCCCTTGCCGGTGCAGCCGTGCGCGACGGTCTGCGCGTCGAACTGGCGGGCGGCACGCACGAGGTGCTTGACGATGATCGGGCGGGAGATCGCCGAGACCAGCGGGTAGCGGTCGAGGTAGAGGCCGTTCGCGCGGAGCGCCGGCATGCAGTACTCCTCCGCGAACTCGTCGCGGGCGTCGGCGACGTACGCCTCGACGGCGCCGCAGTCGAGGGCACGCTGACGGATGACCTCGAGGTCCTCACCGCCCTGGCCGACGTCGACGGCCACGGCGATGACCTCGGCACCGGTGCGCTCGGCGATCCAGCCGATGGCGACCGAGGTATCCAGGCCGCCGGAGTAGGCGAGCACGACGCGTTCTGTCATGGCACTTCACTTTCTCAAAGGGTGGTGATGGGCAAGTCTGTCATCCGTGGTCGACCCGGGTGGCCCGGTGGTCGTCTGACGGACGGTGCTCGGCCGGAGGTCCCGGGCCGAGCGGGTGCGGCAGCCTGACGATGACGTCAGGTGCAGCCAGGTGCGGTCAGGTGCTGTCGCTCGCCAGCCCCACGAAGCGCGCGGCGAGCTCGTCCCCGCCGCTCACGTCCCGGGCGATGACGAGGACGGTGTCGTCCCCCGCGATGGTGCCGAGCACCCCGGTGAACACCGAGTGGTCGATCGCGGAGGCGAGGTACTGCGCCGCCCCGGGCGGGGTGCGCAGGACGACGAGGTTCCCGGAGGCCTCGGCCGAGACCAGGAGCTCCCCGCAGAGCCGGGAGAGCCTGGCGGCGAGGAACTCCGCGTCGGCGGTCGCCTGGACCGTGCGGTCGCCGCCCTCCCCCGGGATCGCGTAGACGAGCACGCCCGAGGTGGTACGCACCTTCTCGGCACGCAGCTCGATGAGGTCCCGGGACAGCGTCGCCTGGGTCACGTGGAGACCGTCGGCGGCGAGCGCCCTGGCCAGCTCGGCCTGGGAGTGGATCTGCTCGCGGGCGAGCAGGTGCACGATGCGGGCGTGCCGCGCCGCCTTGGTGGCGGGCACGGTGCCGACAGGGACGGCGGAGAAGGTCATGACCGCCCCAGGAGCCACGTCATGAGCGCCTTCTGTGCGTGCAGCCGGTTCTCGGCCTCGTCCCACACGACCGACTGCGGGCCGTCGATCACCTCGGCGGTGATCTCCTTGCCACGGTAGGCGGGCAGGCAGTGCAGGACCAGAGCGTCCGGGGCGGCGTGCGCGAGGAGCGCCGCGTCGAGCCGGTACGGCACGAAGGGCTCGGCGCGCTCGGCCGCGGTGGCCTCGTCCCCCATGGAGACCCAGGTGTCGGTCGCCACCGCGTCAGCCCCGGCGACGGCGACGGCCGCGTCGGAGGTCACGGTGACCGACCCGCCGGTCTGCTCGGCGATCGCCTGGGCCGCGGCGAGGATCTCGGCGTCGGGCAGGTAGCCCTCCGGGGTCCCGACACGGACGTGCATCCCTGCCGTGACACCGCCGAGCAGGTACGAGTGGGCCATGTTGTTGGCCCCGTCGCCGACGTACGCGAGCGTCTGCCCGGCGAGCGCGGCGACACCGCCGCGGTGCTGGGCGATCGTCACGAGGTCGGCGAGGATCTGGCACGGGTGGAAGTCGTCGGTCAGCGCGTTGACGACGGGGACGCCGGCGAGCGCCGCCATCTCCTCGATGCGCGACTGCGCGTGGGTGCGCCACACGATCATCGAGACCTGGCGCCCCAGGACGCGGGCCGTGTCGGAGATGGACTCACGGACCCCGATCTGCGCGAGGTTGCCGTCGAGCACGAGGGGGTAGCCGCCGAGCTCCGCGATGCCGGTCGCGAAGGACACCTGGGTGCGCAGCGTCGGCTTGTCGAAGATCACGGCGACGGCCTGCGGGCCGGCGAGCGGCTTCTCGAGGTGACGGTCGGCGCGCAGCGCGAGGGCGAGCTCGAGCACCTCGGCCTGCTCGGCGGGGCTGAGGTCGTCGTCCCGGAGCATGTGGCGGGTCGGCTGGGCAGTCATCGTCAGGCCTCCGTGGTGAGGTCGGCGGGGTCGGTGGGCAGCGCGGCCAGGAAGGCGACGAAGTCGTCGGCCTGCTCGCGGGTGAGGATGAGCGGCGGGGCGAGGCGCAGAGCCGTCGGCGTCACCGGGTTGACGATGAAGCCGGCGTCGAGGGCACGTGCCGCCACGACGGCGGACACCGGGGCCGACAGCTCGACGGCGACCAGCAGTCCCTCGCCGCGGGTCGCGACGACGAGCGGGTGGCCGAGACCCGCGACCCGGGTCCGGAGGTGGTCACCCACGGTCCGGACGGAGGTGAGCAGTCCGTCGCGCTCGATCACGCCGATCGTGGCGAGCGCCGCAGCGGCCGCGACGGGGTTCCCGCCGAAGGTCGTGCCGTGCTGGCCGCGGCCCAGGAGCGCAGCCGGACCGTGGCCGTACGCCACGACCGCACCGATCGGGAACCCTCCGCCGAGCCCCTTGGCGAGCGTGACGACGTCGGGCACGATGCCTCCGCCGATCTGCGGGAGGTGGTGCGCGAGCCAGGTCCCGGTGCGCCCCATCCCCGTCTGCACCTCGTCGAGGATCATCAGCGCGCCGTGCTCCCGCGTGAGCTCGCGGACCCGCTGCAGGTAGGTCGCGGAGACGGGACGGACCCCGGCCTCGCCCTGGACCGGCTCGAGGAACACCGCGGCGACGTCGCTCGTGGCGGGGTCGCCCGCGAACGCGGCCTCGAGCGCGTCGAGGTCGCCGAAGGGCAAGAACTCGACGCCACCGGGCAGCGGCTCGAAGGGCTCGCGGTACGCGGCCTTCGAGGTGAGGGCGAGCGCCCCCATGCTGCGCCCGTGGAAGGAGCCCTCCAGCGCGAGGATGCGCGGTCGCCCGGTGCGGCGCGCCATCTTGAAGGCCGCCTCGTTGGCCTCGGTGCCGGAGTTGGAGAAGAAGACGCGCGAACCCTCGGGAGCCGCGGAGAGGTCGAGGAGCCGTTCCGCGAGCGCGACCTGGGTGGGTGTGCCGAAGAAGTTCGAGACGTGCCCGAGCGTGCCGAGCTGCGCGCTGATCGCGGCGGTGAGCGTCGGGTGCGCGTGGCCGAGGGAGTTCACGGCGATGCCGCCGAGCAGGTCGAGGTAGCGGCGTCCGTCGGCGTCCCACACGTAGGCGCCCTCGCCGCGGACGAGCACGCGCTGCGGCGGGCCGAAGGTGTCCATGACGGCGCCGCTGTAGCGGGCGGTCCACTCGGCGCCGCTGCCCGGGCCGGTGAGGTCGGCGGAGGTGTCGGTGCGGGGGTCGAGCGCGCTCACTGCGGGTCTCCGTCGGTCGTGGGGGTGCTGGTCGTCGGTGTGGAGATCGTCGGCGGGTTGAGCCGCCCGTCGCTGTCGGGGACGACCATCGTGCCGATGCCCTTGGTGGTGAAGACCTCCATGAGTACCGAGTGCGCGACGCGCCCGTCGATGACGTGGGCCTCGCGGACTCCCCCGCGCACGGCACGCAGGCAGGCCTCCATCTTGGGGACCATGCCGGACTCGAGAGACGGCAGGAGCGCGTCGAGCGCCGAGGCGGCGATCTCGCTGACGAGCGACGTGCGGTCGGGCCACGAGGTGTAGAGGCCCTCGACGTCGGTGAGCACGATGAGCTTGCGGGCGCGCAGCGCGACCGCGAGCGCGGCGGCGGCCGTGTCCGCGTTGACGTTGAGCACCTGGGTGGGGTCGAGGATGTCGGGGGCGACGGTCGAGACCACGGGGATGCGCCCGGCGTCGAGCAAGTCCTGGACGGCACGCGGGTCGACGTCGACGACGTCGCCCACGAGACCGACGTCGACGGCCTCGCCGTCGACGGTCGCGTGCCGGCGGCGCGCACGGAGCAGCCCGCCGTCTTCGCCCGAGAGCCCGACGGCGTGCGGGCCGTGGGCGTTGAGCAGGCCGACGAGCTCGCGGGAGACCTTGCCGGTGAGGACCATGCGGACGACGTCCATGGCCTCGGGCGTGGTGACGCGCAGCCCGCCGCGGAACTCGCTCTCGATGCCCAGGCGTCCGAGCATCTCGGAGATCTGCGGTCCGCCGCCGTGCACGATGACGGGGCGCAGGCCGACCTGGCGCAGGAAGACCATGTCCTCGGCGAAGGCGGCCTTGAGGCGGTCGTCGATCATGGCGTTGCCGCCGTACTTGACCACGACGAGCGCACCGTGGAACTGGCGCAGCCACGGGAGGGCCTCGAGGAGCACCTCGGCCTTCTGGGAGGGGCTGAGGTCTTCGCCGACGTCGATGCCGCTGAGGTCGAGCGGGGCGTCGGGGGTGCTGGAGGTCTGCTCGCTCATGAGGAGTACGCGCTGTTCTCGTGGACGTAGTCGTGCGTGAGGTCGTTGGTCCAGACGATGGCGGTGGCGTCGCCCGCGTGCAGGTCGACGAGCACGCGGACCTCGCGCTGGGCGGCGAGGTCGACGAGGTCGCGGTCCTCCCCCACTCCCCCGGCACGGCACACCTGGACGCCGTTGATCGACACGTCGAGGGTGGTCGCGTCGAAGGCGGCGACCGACTCGGGCACGGTGCCGACGGCGGACAGCACGCGTCCCCAGTTGGGGTCGTTGCCGAAGACGGCGGCCTTGAAGAGGTTGGAGCGGGTCACGGCGCGGGCCACCGCGACGGCGGCGTCCTCGGAGTGCGCCCCGACCACCTCGACGGCGATGTCGTGGCTGGCGCCCTCGGCGTCGGCGACGAGCTGGCGGGACAGCGAGGCGCTCACCTCGGTGACGGCTGCGGTCAGCTCGTCGAGGGTCGGGCTCTGGCCCGAGGCACCGGAGGCGAGGAGCACGACGGTGTCGTTGGTCGACATGCAGCCGTCGGAGTCGACGCGGTCGAAGGTCGCGGTCGTCGCGGCGCGCAGGGCGGCGTCGGCGGTCGCGGCGTCGACGGCCGCGTCGGTCGTGATCACGGACAGCATGGTGGCCAGGCCGGGGGCGAGCATGCCGGCTCCCTTGGCCATGCCTCCGACGGTCCAGGTGCCGGAGGCGGTCTCGACGGTGACGACCGCGGTCTTGGCGACGGTGTCGGTCGTCATGATGGCCTGGGCCGCGTCGCTCCCCCCGTCGGCGCTCAGCGCGGCGACGGCCGCGTCGACCCCGGGCAGCAACTTCTCCATCGGCAGGCGCACCCCGATGAGCCCGGTCGAGCAGACGACCGTGTCGCCGGCGGAGACGCCGAGGGCGTCGGCCGTGTGCTCGGCGGTGCGGTGGGTGTCGAGGAACCCCTCGGGGCCGGTGCAGGCGTTGGCGCCGCCGGAGTTGAGGACCACGGCGCTCGCGCGGCCGTCGGCGACCACCTGGCGGGACCAGGTGACGGGGGCGGCGACCACGCGGTTGGAGGTGAACACGGCGGCGGCGACGTCGAGGGGCCCGTCGTTGACGACGAGGGCGACGTCCGGCTTGCCGGTGGACTTCAGCCCTGCGGCGGTGCCGGCGGCCCGGAAGCCCTGTGCTGCGGTGACGCTCACGGTGCCACTCCTTCGGTGGTGAGGCCCAGGGTCTGCGGGAGCCCGAGCGCGGTGTTGATCGACTGGAGGGCGCCGCCGGCGGTGCCCTTGACGAGGTTGTCGATCGCGGTGACGGTGACGACGCGTCCGGCGCGGCGGTCGTAGGCGACCTGGACGAGGGCGGTGTTGGACCCGACGGTCATGGCGGTCGTGGGCCACTGGCCCTCGGGGAGCAGCTCGACGAAGGGCTCGCCCTCGTAGGCCTCGGACCAGGCGGAGCGGAGCTGGTCGAGAGTGGGCTCCTCTGCTCCCGGGGCGAGGCGCGCCGTGGCGGTCGCGAGGATCCCCCGAGACATCGGCACGAGGACGGGCGTGAAGGAGACCGTCACGTCGCCGGCCCCGGCGACCTGGAGGTTCTGGACGATCTCGGGGATGTGGCGGTGCGTGCCGCCGACCGCGTAGGGCTGCGCGGAGCCGAGCGCCTCGGAGGCCAGGAGGTGGTTCTTGAGGCTCTTCCCGGCGCCCGAGTAGCCGACCGCGAGGACGGTGACGAGGTCGTCGGTGCTCAGCAGGCCGGCGGCGACGCCAGGCTGGAGCCCGAGCGTGACGGCGGTGACGTTGCAGCCCGGGACGGCGATCCGCCGGGTGGAGGCGAGCAGCTCGCGCTGCTTGGTGTACTCGACCTGGCTGTCCACGGTCGAGACGCGCAGCAGCTCGGGCAGGCCGTAGGTCCAGGTGCCGGCGTGCTCGGAGCCGTAGAACTCGGCCCAGGCCGCCGGGTCGACGAGACGGTGGTCGGCTCCGAGGTCGACCACGAGCACGTCGTCGGGGAGCTGCGCGGCGATCGCGCCGGAGGCACCGTGCGGGAGGGCGAGGACGACGACGTCGTGGCCCAGGAGGTGCTCGACGGCGGTCGGCAGCAGCTCGCGGTGCGCGAGGGAGCGCAGGTGCGGATGGTGCGCGCCGAGCAGGGTCCCGGCATTGGAGTGGGCGGTGACCGCCCCGACGGTGAGCTCTGGGTGCCCGGCGAGGAGCCGGAGCGTCTCGCCTCCGGCGTACCCACTGGCTCCGGCAACTGCCACGGTGAACGTCATGTGCATAACAATACACAAGACTGCGAGTTGATACACCGTGGGTCTCGCAGGGCTCTACGCTGGGACGATGACCCCCACCCCCCTCACCCTCGCACCCCGTCCGGCCGCCGACCACCGGGGTTTTGTCCTGGTGCTCCCCGGCGGGGGCTACGCCCACCGCGCCGAGCACGAGTCCGTCGACGTCGTCGCCTGGCTGTCCGAGCACGGCGTCGCGAGCGGCTACCTGGACTACGCGATCGCCCCCGAGCGCTACCCCACCGCCCTCGACCAGGTGCTCACCGCGCTCGCCGAGCTGCGGGCCGGGGTGCACGGCGAGGTCACCGGGCCCGTCGCCGTCCTCGGCTTCAGCGCCGGCGGGCACCTCGCCGGGACCGCGCTCACGGCGACCCCCGACGAGCTCGCCGCCGTGCAGGCACGCTCCGCGCCCGGCCTCACCGTCGCCCGCCCCGACGCCGCGGTGCTCTGCTACCCCGTGACGTCGCTGGTCCGGACCCCGCACGTGGGCTCGCGCGAGAACCTCCTCGGCGACCGCGCCGACGACGCGGCGCTGGCCGCGGGCCTCAGCACCGAGCAGCGCGTGGACGCCGCGACCGCCCCGACCTTCCTCTGGCACACCGCCGACGACGAGACGGTCCACGTGAGCCACAGCCTGGGGCTCGCCGCAGCCCTCGGCGACCAGGGGGTGCCCTACGAGCTGCACGTGTACCCCACCGGGCACCACGGCCTCGGGCTCGCGCCCGGCAGCGGTACGGTCGAGGAGTGGACCACCGCGAGCCTGCGGTGGCTCCGCGAGCAGGGCATCGGGCCCGTCGGCGACGACTGAGGAACCCGGCGTCCCCACCCCGCGGAGCACCGCGCCGCAGGACCGGACCAGCAGACCGGACGCACGACCCGGCCGACACGAGCGAGGAGCACCATGACATCTGTCCAGCCCCCTGAGCACCCCGAGCCCTCCGTGACGCAGTCCTCCATGCGCGCCGTCGTGGCGACCGCGGCCGGTGGGCCGGAGGTCCTGAGCCA
This genomic interval carries:
- a CDS encoding (d)CMP kinase yields the protein MTVPDDVLDLVLEQVADAPAGLGGMRLVCVDGPAGSGKTTLAEQLGRALPAQVIHMDDLYPGWSGLAEGAQKLHEWVLEPLAHGRPGRYRRYDWPLGLYAERHSVPLGDTLVVEGCNSAALTTAPYSPVIIWVEAPDDVRLARGMARDGDGARDHWDTWMVEERRLYAEHRTVERSHVRLDGTGHVTGLGPTEST
- the argH gene encoding argininosuccinate lyase, translating into MTDLTPSGADQTAPVEPAAVEAAAGTQVGAAGGAPVSLWGGRFAGGPSQALAALSQSTHFDWRLAQHDIEGSRAHARVLHSASLLTDDELAGMLEALDVLSADVASGDFLPLLADEDVHTALERGLIERAGSELGGKLRAGRSRNDQIATLVRMYLREEAKVIGGLVLDVADALVEQAAAHPDAAMPGRTHLQHAQPVLLAHHLLAHVWPLLRDVDRLVDWDVRAARSPYGSGALAGSSLGLDPEAVAADLGFDGAVENSIDGTASRDVVAEFAFVSAMLGIDLSRFAEEIIVWNTKEFGFVRLDDAYSTGSSIMPQKKNPDIAELARGKAGRLVGDLTGLLTTLKGLPLAYNRDLQEDKEPVFDQVDTLTVLLPAFAGMVSTLTFDTERMAELAPQGFSLATDIAEWLVRQGVPFRVAHEVAGACVRVCEERDIELWDLSDTDLAAISEHLTPGVREVLTVEGSLRSRDAAGGTAPVRVAEQLEAAKVQVAEYRFWVNG
- a CDS encoding argininosuccinate synthase translates to MTERVVLAYSGGLDTSVAIGWIAERTGAEVIAVAVDVGQGGEDLEVIRQRALDCGAVEAYVADARDEFAEEYCMPALRANGLYLDRYPLVSAISRPIIVKHLVRAARQFDAQTVAHGCTGKGNDQVRFEVGITSLAPDLKCLAPVRDLALTREKAIAYAEQHKLPIATTKHNPFSIDQNVWGRAVETGFLEDIWNGPTKDVYSYTDDPTFPPVADEVVITFDQGIPVALDGVAVTPLQAIQEMNRRAGAQGVGRIDIVEDRLVGIKSREIYEAPGAMALIAAHQELENVTVEREQARFKRTVEQRWTELVYDGMWFSPLKKSLETFIDDTQRYVSGDIRMVLHGGRATVTGRRSEASLYDFNLATYDEGDSFDQSQARGFIEIFGLTAKLSAARDVKFGNGVDLTGADLPGAEA
- a CDS encoding arginine repressor, with translation MTFSAVPVGTVPATKAARHARIVHLLAREQIHSQAELARALAADGLHVTQATLSRDLIELRAEKVRTTSGVLVYAIPGEGGDRTVQATADAEFLAARLSRLCGELLVSAEASGNLVVLRTPPGAAQYLASAIDHSVFTGVLGTIAGDDTVLVIARDVSGGDELAARFVGLASDST
- the argF gene encoding ornithine carbamoyltransferase → MTAQPTRHMLRDDDLSPAEQAEVLELALALRADRHLEKPLAGPQAVAVIFDKPTLRTQVSFATGIAELGGYPLVLDGNLAQIGVRESISDTARVLGRQVSMIVWRTHAQSRIEEMAALAGVPVVNALTDDFHPCQILADLVTIAQHRGGVAALAGQTLAYVGDGANNMAHSYLLGGVTAGMHVRVGTPEGYLPDAEILAAAQAIAEQTGGSVTVTSDAAVAVAGADAVATDTWVSMGDEATAAERAEPFVPYRLDAALLAHAAPDALVLHCLPAYRGKEITAEVIDGPQSVVWDEAENRLHAQKALMTWLLGRS
- a CDS encoding acetylornithine transaminase, which codes for MSALDPRTDTSADLTGPGSGAEWTARYSGAVMDTFGPPQRVLVRGEGAYVWDADGRRYLDLLGGIAVNSLGHAHPTLTAAISAQLGTLGHVSNFFGTPTQVALAERLLDLSAAPEGSRVFFSNSGTEANEAAFKMARRTGRPRILALEGSFHGRSMGALALTSKAAYREPFEPLPGGVEFLPFGDLDALEAAFAGDPATSDVAAVFLEPVQGEAGVRPVSATYLQRVRELTREHGALMILDEVQTGMGRTGTWLAHHLPQIGGGIVPDVVTLAKGLGGGFPIGAVVAYGHGPAALLGRGQHGTTFGGNPVAAAAALATIGVIERDGLLTSVRTVGDHLRTRVAGLGHPLVVATRGEGLLVAVELSAPVSAVVAARALDAGFIVNPVTPTALRLAPPLILTREQADDFVAFLAALPTDPADLTTEA
- the argB gene encoding acetylglutamate kinase — protein: MSEQTSSTPDAPLDLSGIDVGEDLSPSQKAEVLLEALPWLRQFHGALVVVKYGGNAMIDDRLKAAFAEDMVFLRQVGLRPVIVHGGGPQISEMLGRLGIESEFRGGLRVTTPEAMDVVRMVLTGKVSRELVGLLNAHGPHAVGLSGEDGGLLRARRRHATVDGEAVDVGLVGDVVDVDPRAVQDLLDAGRIPVVSTVAPDILDPTQVLNVNADTAAAALAVALRARKLIVLTDVEGLYTSWPDRTSLVSEIAASALDALLPSLESGMVPKMEACLRAVRGGVREAHVIDGRVAHSVLMEVFTTKGIGTMVVPDSDGRLNPPTISTPTTSTPTTDGDPQ
- the argJ gene encoding bifunctional glutamate N-acetyltransferase/amino-acid acetyltransferase ArgJ, translated to MSVTAAQGFRAAGTAAGLKSTGKPDVALVVNDGPLDVAAAVFTSNRVVAAPVTWSRQVVADGRASAVVLNSGGANACTGPEGFLDTHRTAEHTADALGVSAGDTVVCSTGLIGVRLPMEKLLPGVDAAVAALSADGGSDAAQAIMTTDTVAKTAVVTVETASGTWTVGGMAKGAGMLAPGLATMLSVITTDAAVDAATADAALRAATTATFDRVDSDGCMSTNDTVVLLASGASGQSPTLDELTAAVTEVSASLSRQLVADAEGASHDIAVEVVGAHSEDAAVAVARAVTRSNLFKAAVFGNDPNWGRVLSAVGTVPESVAAFDATTLDVSINGVQVCRAGGVGEDRDLVDLAAQREVRVLVDLHAGDATAIVWTNDLTHDYVHENSAYSS
- the argC gene encoding N-acetyl-gamma-glutamyl-phosphate reductase, producing MHMTFTVAVAGASGYAGGETLRLLAGHPELTVGAVTAHSNAGTLLGAHHPHLRSLAHRELLPTAVEHLLGHDVVVLALPHGASGAIAAQLPDDVLVVDLGADHRLVDPAAWAEFYGSEHAGTWTYGLPELLRVSTVDSQVEYTKQRELLASTRRIAVPGCNVTAVTLGLQPGVAAGLLSTDDLVTVLAVGYSGAGKSLKNHLLASEALGSAQPYAVGGTHRHIPEIVQNLQVAGAGDVTVSFTPVLVPMSRGILATATARLAPGAEEPTLDQLRSAWSEAYEGEPFVELLPEGQWPTTAMTVGSNTALVQVAYDRRAGRVVTVTAIDNLVKGTAGGALQSINTALGLPQTLGLTTEGVAP
- a CDS encoding alpha/beta hydrolase, with protein sequence MTPTPLTLAPRPAADHRGFVLVLPGGGYAHRAEHESVDVVAWLSEHGVASGYLDYAIAPERYPTALDQVLTALAELRAGVHGEVTGPVAVLGFSAGGHLAGTALTATPDELAAVQARSAPGLTVARPDAAVLCYPVTSLVRTPHVGSRENLLGDRADDAALAAGLSTEQRVDAATAPTFLWHTADDETVHVSHSLGLAAALGDQGVPYELHVYPTGHHGLGLAPGSGTVEEWTTASLRWLREQGIGPVGDD